One region of Balneolaceae bacterium genomic DNA includes:
- the nuoK gene encoding NADH-quinone oxidoreductase subunit NuoK has product MIEIDWYLALSAVLFTIGLIGVLIRKNAIVIFMCVELMLNAVNLTLISFSSFHGDVTGQILVFFSLAVAAAEAVIGLAIILAIFRNNLSVDITQVNLLRW; this is encoded by the coding sequence ATGATTGAGATTGATTGGTATTTAGCATTAAGTGCAGTTCTTTTTACTATTGGTTTGATTGGCGTACTTATTCGAAAAAATGCAATTGTGATCTTTATGTGTGTGGAATTGATGCTCAATGCAGTCAATCTGACACTTATATCGTTCAGTTCTTTCCATGGAGATGTAACCGGACAAATACTTGTATTCTTTTCCCTGGCAGTAGCCGCCGCGGAAGCTGTTATTGGGCTTGCTATTATTCTGGCTATCTTCAGAAACAATCTATCTGTAGATATCACGCAGGTTAATCTCTTGCGTTGGTAA
- a CDS encoding gluconate:H+ symporter: protein MENFQLLAATILGIALLLLLITKFKVNAFISLLIASVFVGIGAGMPATDVLTSMQEGMGGTLGFVATVVGLGAIFGQILEHSGGAESVARTLIRKFGRDKASWSMVFTGFVVAIPVFLDVGFIILVPLIYALSRDTGKSLLYYGIPLLAGLAVTHAFIPPTPGPIAVADILGADLGWVILFGFIVGIPTAILAGPVFGKYIANKIHVPVPDYVEMVEHEEDQDEDLPSFTLLLLIISVPLILILGNTITEALLDQAVIEPRFWTEAVIFIGHPFSALTAAVLIAMYWLGVRRGTTREQLSELSMEAMKPAGVIILITGAGGVFKQVLVNSGVGEMLANGMADFGLPLIVLAWLIALAVRVTQGSATVAMITAAGILSPILISFDVSEPHKALIVLAIAAGATTLSHVNDSGFWLVNRYFGMSEKDTLKSWTVMETIISVVGFALVFALSFIV from the coding sequence ATGGAAAATTTTCAGCTATTAGCTGCTACCATTCTTGGAATTGCACTCCTCCTGCTTTTAATAACAAAATTTAAAGTTAATGCTTTCATCTCCCTGCTCATTGCCAGTGTTTTTGTAGGCATTGGTGCCGGAATGCCCGCCACAGATGTGCTTACCAGCATGCAAGAGGGAATGGGCGGAACATTGGGTTTTGTGGCAACTGTAGTGGGTCTTGGAGCCATCTTCGGACAGATCCTGGAGCACTCCGGCGGGGCAGAATCAGTAGCGCGTACACTCATTCGTAAGTTTGGGCGCGATAAAGCCTCCTGGTCAATGGTTTTCACCGGATTTGTTGTAGCTATTCCTGTTTTCCTGGATGTTGGTTTTATAATTTTAGTACCGCTCATCTACGCACTCTCACGAGATACGGGTAAATCACTCCTCTATTATGGAATTCCTCTTCTTGCCGGTTTGGCCGTTACTCATGCATTTATTCCCCCAACTCCCGGTCCTATTGCCGTAGCAGATATTTTGGGTGCAGATTTAGGATGGGTGATACTGTTTGGCTTTATTGTTGGAATACCTACAGCGATCCTTGCAGGACCTGTATTTGGAAAATATATCGCGAATAAAATTCATGTACCTGTTCCGGATTATGTGGAAATGGTTGAGCATGAAGAAGATCAAGATGAAGATCTACCCTCTTTCACCCTTCTACTCCTGATTATATCAGTACCGTTGATTCTTATTTTAGGCAATACCATTACAGAAGCACTTCTTGACCAGGCCGTGATAGAACCACGATTTTGGACAGAAGCTGTCATTTTTATCGGGCATCCATTTAGTGCTCTTACAGCTGCCGTGCTTATTGCCATGTACTGGTTGGGGGTTCGAAGAGGAACAACCCGGGAACAACTATCTGAGTTGAGTATGGAAGCGATGAAGCCTGCGGGTGTTATTATTTTGATTACCGGTGCCGGTGGCGTTTTCAAACAAGTTTTGGTGAACAGCGGCGTAGGTGAAATGCTGGCAAACGGTATGGCCGATTTTGGATTGCCTCTTATAGTCCTGGCATGGTTAATTGCACTTGCGGTCCGGGTGACTCAAGGTTCAGCCACTGTGGCAATGATTACGGCTGCCGGAATCCTCTCACCAATTCTAATCTCTTTTGATGTAAGCGAGCCGCACAAAGCCCTGATAGTTTTAGCAATTGCAGCAGGCGCAACAACTTTATCTCATGTTAATGACAGTGGATTTTGGCTGGTGAACCGATACTTTGGAATGAGTGAAAAGGATACCCTAAAGTCATGGACAGTCATGGAAACGATTATCTCTGTGGTTGGCTTTGCCCTTGTGTTTGCTCTGAGTTTTATCGTTTAA
- the gnd gene encoding decarboxylating NADP(+)-dependent phosphogluconate dehydrogenase, with product MNSLQIGIYGLGVMGRNLALNLEDNGFSVSVFNRKAPGEETIVQDFMKAEGQDKNFYGADSLVGFIQSLESPRKILLMVKAGKPVDQVLESLIPHLDKGDIIIDGGNSYYRDTIRRINKLQSDGVQFVGMGVSGGEQGARFGPSLMPGGSHEAWPEIKPFFENIAAKAFDGTPCCRWVGEGGAGHFVKMVHNGIEYADMQLLAEVYHILKESLGMQAAEIGRLFKLWNETSLNSYLMEITSKIFMATDDDGEPLVEKILDCAAQKGTGRWTAIEALQHNVALPGISQAVFARFFSNLVEIRNEFSETQNSISAASFNREELIENLEKTLLACRLTAYAEGFFMISSVSDEFEWDINYSSIAKIWQGGCIIRSVLLKEIEQVFQKKPNLKHLYLFDDFSEQLSELQSGWRSVVSHAINSGIPVPCMSAYMSLYDTLRSNTLPANLIQAQRDFFGAHTYERIDKPRGQFFHTDWENQ from the coding sequence ATGAACAGCTTACAAATAGGTATTTATGGCCTTGGGGTTATGGGCCGAAACCTGGCTTTAAATCTTGAAGATAACGGTTTTTCAGTGAGTGTTTTCAACCGAAAAGCTCCGGGTGAAGAGACAATTGTTCAGGATTTTATGAAGGCCGAAGGACAAGACAAGAATTTCTATGGGGCAGATTCACTGGTAGGGTTTATTCAATCGCTCGAATCACCCAGAAAAATTTTACTGATGGTAAAAGCCGGTAAACCGGTTGACCAGGTATTGGAGAGTCTTATACCACACCTCGATAAAGGTGATATAATTATTGACGGTGGAAATTCATACTACAGAGATACTATACGTAGGATTAATAAACTTCAATCCGATGGGGTCCAATTTGTTGGTATGGGAGTATCTGGTGGTGAACAAGGCGCCCGTTTTGGCCCAAGCCTGATGCCTGGCGGATCGCATGAGGCATGGCCCGAGATAAAGCCTTTCTTTGAAAATATTGCAGCAAAAGCATTTGATGGTACACCTTGCTGCAGATGGGTAGGCGAGGGTGGAGCCGGTCATTTTGTAAAGATGGTTCACAACGGAATTGAATACGCTGATATGCAGCTGCTTGCAGAGGTTTATCATATCCTGAAAGAATCGCTGGGTATGCAAGCCGCCGAAATCGGCAGACTTTTTAAGTTGTGGAATGAAACCTCCTTGAACAGCTATCTGATGGAGATTACATCTAAGATTTTTATGGCTACCGATGATGACGGAGAACCCCTGGTTGAAAAAATACTGGATTGTGCCGCCCAAAAAGGTACGGGGCGATGGACCGCAATTGAAGCTCTCCAGCACAATGTTGCCCTGCCGGGAATTTCGCAAGCTGTTTTTGCACGTTTCTTTTCCAATTTAGTTGAGATACGAAATGAATTTTCAGAAACACAGAATTCAATTAGTGCTGCTTCTTTCAACAGGGAAGAGCTGATTGAAAACCTGGAAAAAACATTACTTGCCTGCCGTTTAACTGCTTATGCTGAAGGATTTTTTATGATCTCCTCAGTAAGTGATGAGTTTGAATGGGATATCAATTATTCTTCAATTGCAAAAATTTGGCAGGGCGGCTGCATTATCCGGTCAGTACTTCTTAAAGAGATCGAACAGGTTTTTCAGAAAAAACCCAATCTCAAACATCTCTATCTTTTTGATGATTTTTCTGAACAGTTATCAGAACTGCAATCGGGATGGAGATCTGTGGTCAGCCATGCCATCAATTCCGGCATACCTGTACCCTGTATGTCTGCTTATATGAGCTTATATGACACACTTCGATCTAATACTCTGCCTGCAAATTTAATACAGGCACAACGTGATTTTTTTGGAGCACATACATACGAACGAATCGATAAACCCAGGGGACAGTTCTTCCACACCGACTGGGAAAATCAATAA
- a CDS encoding gluconokinase: MIIIVMGVSGCGKSTIGQLLASHLNLPFYDADDFHPEANVEKMRTGIPLTDQDRKPWLENLNASMKKWNRKDGAILACSALKKSYRELLKKDFNENEVVFIFLDGSKKLISERLKKRKGHYMPPDLLTSQFRALEKPEDAIRVSIDRKPEKIVEKILSKLPINNSTGYN; this comes from the coding sequence ATGATAATTATTGTAATGGGTGTATCGGGATGTGGAAAGAGTACAATTGGCCAACTTTTGGCATCCCATTTAAACCTGCCTTTTTATGATGCTGATGATTTTCATCCGGAAGCTAATGTTGAAAAAATGCGTACCGGCATCCCTCTCACGGATCAAGATCGAAAACCCTGGCTGGAAAACCTGAATGCATCAATGAAAAAATGGAATAGGAAAGACGGGGCTATTCTTGCCTGTTCTGCTCTTAAAAAATCTTACAGAGAGTTATTGAAGAAAGATTTTAACGAGAATGAAGTGGTTTTCATCTTCCTGGACGGTTCCAAAAAACTGATATCAGAACGTCTAAAAAAACGAAAGGGACATTACATGCCGCCCGACCTGCTTACTTCACAATTCAGAGCATTGGAAAAACCAGAAGACGCTATAAGAGTATCGATCGATCGCAAACCGGAAAAAATTGTCGAAAAAATACTTTCCAAACTTCCTATAAACAATTCGACTGGTTATAATTAA